Proteins from a genomic interval of Corvus moneduloides isolate bCorMon1 chromosome 6, bCorMon1.pri, whole genome shotgun sequence:
- the LOC116445348 gene encoding LOW QUALITY PROTEIN: mas-related G-protein coupled receptor member B4-like (The sequence of the model RefSeq protein was modified relative to this genomic sequence to represent the inferred CDS: inserted 1 base in 1 codon): MDPKRRGRCPEAPLMGTEPLCLLLPHTEQGAAEEPLGPSLDSPSTDCPSTLTTAXGHIPLLAQCPSMAVSSVFPPSASPTEGDDPCEIDVTNVAIHSVTLLICLCGLAGNGAVLRLLTLQGRIVRIFDLAAVDFIFLLLAAPSTLLSLLEDVSCSPIMPLVYVSFLFQLSMMSCYWGLFRLARLDVVSDMRKLLQLCQCHPPLRLLWVIGGVQYCAFFALFTVIPTVTFLCPLHEEEHCRVALTSVFAAILLLIAAPVFISSTTDIVKAKCSSQQQQPKRRDIVIFLIVLFALPISVWNFLQQLGYTVVSSQVVFLLACINSTIKPFIYFSVGSSWRHCSVGRCWTLCTVGSLRESLQKVFEEPEENTPSSNDPAMDTVI, encoded by the exons ATGGATCCCAAAAGAAGAGGGCGATGCCCGGAGGCGCCGCTGATGGGGACAGagcccctgtgcctgctgctgccccacactGAACAG ggagctgctgaggagccgCTTGGTCCATCCCTGGATTCTCCAAGCACTGACTGCCCATCCACTCTGACCACAG GGGGCCACATCCCACTGCTTGCCCAGTGTCCATCCATGGCGGTGAGCTCCGTGTTCCCACCTTCTGCCTCACCCACCGAAGGAGATGATCCATGTGAGATAGATGTCACCAACGTGGCCATACACAGTGTGACACTGCTCATCTGCCTCTGtgggctggctgggaatggggctgtcCTCCGGCTCCTCACACTGCAAGGCCGTATTGTCCGCATCTTTGACCTGGCTGCTGTTgacttcatcttcctcctcctcgcGGCCCCCTCcaccctgctctccctgctggagGATGTGTCCTGCTCTCCTATCATGCCCCTGGTGTACGTGagcttccttttccagctgtccATGATGTCCTGCTACTGGGGGCTGTTCCGGCTGGCGCGCCTCGATGTGGTTAGTGACATGAGaaagctcctccagctctgccagtgccaCCCTCCCCTGCGCCTGCTGTGGGTGATCGGCGGTGTCCAATACTGTGCCTTCTTTGCTCTCTTCACTGTCATTCCCACGGTGACATTCCTGTGCCCATTACACGAAGAGGAGCACTGCCGGGTGGCTCTCACCTCTGTGTTTGCCGCCATCCTGCTCCTCATTGCTGCACCCGTGTTCATTTCCAGCACAACTGACATCGTTAAAGCCaagtgcagctcccagcagcagcaacccaAGAGGCGTGACATCGTTATCTTCCTCATTGTGCTCTTCGCTCTCCCCATCAGTGTCTGgaatttcctgcagcagctcggTTACACCGTTGTGTCCTCCCAGGTTGTTTTCCTGCTCGCCTGCATCAACAGCACCATCAAACCCTTCATCTACTTCTCAGTGGGGAGTTCCTGGAGGCACTGCTCTGTGGGGAGGTGCTGGACGCTCTGTACCGTGGGGTCCCTCAGGGAATCCCTCCAGAAGGTCTTTGAGgaaccagaagaaaatactcCCAGCAGCAATGATCCTGCCATGGACACGGTGATCTGA
- the LOC116445401 gene encoding LOW QUALITY PROTEIN: mas-related G-protein coupled receptor member H-like (The sequence of the model RefSeq protein was modified relative to this genomic sequence to represent the inferred CDS: inserted 1 base in 1 codon): protein MGTEPLCLLLPHTEQGAAEEPLGPSLDSPSTDCPSTLTTAXGHIPPPAQHPSMAVSSVSPPPTSPTKGANLCETDVTDVAIHSVTLPICLCGLAGNAAVLWLLKLNANNFGIFHLAAVDFIFLLFALPSSLLFLLENVSCSPIMAQVYVSFLFQLSMVSYYWGLFRLTRITVIWDVNKLCRLSCRCNFPQRLLWALDSVQFWAFFALFTVIPTVTYLCPSQEQEHCRVVLISMFAVILLIFAAPVVITRTIDIVKAKCGSRQQQPKRRDIVIFIIVLFTLFLSLWNFLQQLGYIAVSSQVVFLLACIHSTIKPVIYFLAGRCWSSCSVGSLRLSLQRVFEEQKDKIAGSKDTNRNTGV from the exons ATGGGGACAGagcccctgtgcctgctgctgccccacactGAACAG ggagctgctgaggagccgCTTGGTCCATCCCTGGATTCCCCAAGCACTGACTGCCCATCCACTCTGACCACAG GGGGCCACATCCCACCGCCTGCCCAGCATCCATCCATGGCGGTGAGCTCCGTGTCCCCACCTCCCACCTCACCCACCAAAGGAGCCAATTTGTGTGAGACAGATGTCACCGACGTGGCCATACACAGTGTGACACTGCCCATCTGCCTCTGTGGGCTGGCTGGGAATGCGGCTGTCCTCTGGCTCCTCAAACTAAACGCCAACAATTTTGGCATCTTTCACCTGGCTGCTGTTGacttcattttcctcctcttcgcgctgccctcctccctgctcttcctgctggagaACGTGTCCTGCTCTCCTATTATGGCCCAGGTGTACGTGagcttccttttccagctctccatGGTCTCCTACTACTGGGGGCTGTTCCGGCTGACACGCATCACCGTCATATGGGATGTGAACAAGCTCTGCCGGCTCAGCTGCCGCTGCAACTTTCCCCAGCGCCTGCTGTGGGCACTTGACAGTGTCCAATTCTGGGCCTTCTTCGCTCTCTTCACTGTCATTCCCACAGTGACATACCTGTGCCCATCACAAGAGCAGGAGCACTGCCGGGTGGTTCTCATCTCCATGTTTGCCGTCATCCTGCTCATCTTTGCTGCACCCGTGGTCATCACCCGCACAATCGACATCGTTAAAGCCAAGTGTGGCTCCCGGCAGCAGCAACCCAAGAGGCGCGACATCGTTATCTTCATCATTGTGCTCTTCACTCTCTTCCTCAGCCTCTGgaatttcctgcagcagctcggTTACATCGCTGTGTCCTCCCAGGTTGTTTTTCTGCTCGCCTGCATCCACAGCACCATCAAACCCGTCATCTACTTCctggcagggaggtgctggagctcctgctccgtggggtccctccGGCTCTCGCTCCAGAGGGTCTTTGAGgagcagaaagacaaaattgCCGGCAGCAAGGATACCAACAGGAACACGGGGGTCTGA